Below is a genomic region from Bradyrhizobium sp. 1(2017).
GCGCGCGGAGCGGGAGCTGGTATATACTGCCAACTGATCCCAGGGAGACGCTCATGGCCACGGAAGTTTCGGCAACCAGCCTGTTCCGTGGCCTTGATCGCGGCGTCAGCGACAACGTCGTGCTGCGGCACGACGGCGGCGTCATCACCGGGATCGCCGAAGGAGCGGGGCCGGGGCCGCGCTCCCTCGTCATTCCGGCCTTCGTCAACGCCCATGACCATGCCCGCGCCACCGCGTCGTCCTTCGGTGCGGTCGGCATGCCCCTGGAAAGCTGGATCCTGCGGACCGCGCTCGGCACGCCGGTCGATCCGTACCTGACCGCAGCCTCCGCTCTGGCTCGGTCCGCAAAGGCCGGCTGCGCGGCCATGATGGTGCACTACACCCGCCCGAGCGGCACGATGCCCCTGGTTGATGAAGCCAAGGCCGTCGCGAAAGCCGCCTCCGACGTCGGTATCCGCATCGCCTTTGCGCTGGCCGTGCGCGACCAGAATCCGATCGTCTATGGTGACGCCGAGCCGGTACTCTCGGGACTCTCGCGGGACGACCGCAACACCATCGAGGATCTCTTCGTCCGCGCGCCGATGTCGCCAGACGCGTACATTGAGCTCACGGACGCCATTGCGGCCGCCATCGCCGGCCCGATGGTCGACGTTCAGCTCGGGCCTGCCGGCGTGCAATGGTGCTCGAAGCCACTGCTGGAGGCGGTGGCGGAGAACTCCGCACGGACCGGCCGCCGCATCCACATGCATCTGTTGGAGACCGTGTATCAGCGGGCCTGGGCCGACCAAAACTTTCCGGACATGGTGCGCTGGCTGCGCGACATCGGTTTCCTCTCGGGGCGGCTGACGCTCGCGCACTGCATCCACGCCAGACCGGATGAGCTGGAGATGATCGCGGCCTCGGGAGCGCGCATCGTGACCAATTTCAGCTCGAACATGCATCTGCGCTCGGGTCTCGCGCCGATTGCCGCCGCACACCAATGCGGCTGCGCCATCGCGGTGGGCGTCGATGGCCTGGCGCTGGATGAGGACGACG
It encodes:
- a CDS encoding amidohydrolase family protein, with the protein product MATEVSATSLFRGLDRGVSDNVVLRHDGGVITGIAEGAGPGPRSLVIPAFVNAHDHARATASSFGAVGMPLESWILRTALGTPVDPYLTAASALARSAKAGCAAMMVHYTRPSGTMPLVDEAKAVAKAASDVGIRIAFALAVRDQNPIVYGDAEPVLSGLSRDDRNTIEDLFVRAPMSPDAYIELTDAIAAAIAGPMVDVQLGPAGVQWCSKPLLEAVAENSARTGRRIHMHLLETVYQRAWADQNFPDMVRWLRDIGFLSGRLTLAHCIHARPDELEMIAASGARIVTNFSSNMHLRSGLAPIAAAHQCGCAIAVGVDGLALDEDDDILREMRLVQMVHGGLGFKPSWTPAEMFALAIRNGRRATGAPGSGELAVGNPADYAVIDLDRLDRDRIMPVDPMALLFARGNALLVKEVVVAGKTIAREGVCAGVDLPAIEQELRAMYRANVGKLDGFRRMWPPLSERLGGWFEQQLNCE